A genome region from Thermomonospora amylolytica includes the following:
- a CDS encoding SRPBCC domain-containing protein, translating to MNLDRDLDLDLERIIRAPRATVWSAWTDPSRLERWWVPAPSRCRVERLDLRPGGAFVTRLSDDGAEFVPHMDACFLAVDELERIVFTNAIDSAWRPASPAPVAMTAAITLNDHPDGTHYRVVVRHGDPEARAHHDKLGFAEGWGTVAAQLAALTENMQ from the coding sequence ATGAACCTTGACCGTGACCTCGATCTCGACCTGGAGCGGATCATCCGCGCCCCGCGCGCGACCGTGTGGAGCGCCTGGACCGACCCGTCCCGGCTCGAGCGGTGGTGGGTCCCGGCGCCGTCCCGCTGCCGGGTGGAGCGCCTGGACCTGCGGCCCGGCGGGGCGTTCGTGACGCGGCTGAGCGACGACGGGGCCGAGTTCGTCCCGCACATGGACGCGTGCTTCCTCGCCGTCGACGAACTCGAGCGGATCGTGTTCACCAACGCGATCGACAGCGCGTGGCGTCCCGCGAGCCCCGCTCCGGTCGCGATGACCGCCGCGATCACGCTGAACGACCACCCGGACGGCACGCACTACCGGGTCGTCGTCCGGCACGGCGACCCGGAGGCCCGCGCTCATCACGACAAGCTCGGCTTCGCCGAGGGCTGGGGGACGGTCGCCGCCCAGCTGGCCGCACTCACCGAGAACATGCAATGA
- a CDS encoding ArsR/SmtB family transcription factor has protein sequence MAQYSPELDGVFLALADPTRRAVVRRLGHGPMSVGDLAREFPMTLPSFMKHVRTLESNGLIRTVKSGRVRTCVLNRERLALVDDWLAEQRRIWEERTDRLEQFVTDPEENRQ, from the coding sequence ATGGCACAGTATTCGCCGGAGCTCGACGGGGTGTTCCTCGCCCTCGCCGACCCGACCCGGCGCGCCGTGGTCCGGCGCCTCGGCCACGGGCCCATGAGCGTCGGCGATCTCGCCCGCGAGTTCCCGATGACCCTGCCCTCGTTCATGAAGCACGTGCGGACGCTCGAATCGAACGGGCTGATCCGCACGGTCAAGTCCGGCCGGGTGCGCACCTGCGTGCTCAACCGGGAACGGCTCGCCCTGGTCGACGACTGGCTCGCGGAGCAGCGCCGGATCTGGGAGGAGCGCACCGACCGCCTCGAACAGTTCGTCACCGACCCGGAGGAGAACCGGCAATGA